Part of the Nevskiales bacterium genome, GTCGGGAATCTGCAGCGGCTGCGAGCAGGGTTGCAGCACCGCGAGCAATGCTTCGCGCAGTGCCTGGCGCAGCTGATGCGGGGTCTTGATGCGGCCGGCGCTCTGCTGCCGACGCAGTTCGCGCATCACCTGCTCTGTCGCCTCGACGCCGACGTCGGCGCTCAGCAGCCGCACTTCCAGTTCCTCGAACACCGCGTCGTCCAGGCCGCGTCCGGCGAGCAGCTGCGTCAGGTCGCGCCCGAGCGGCCCGGCACTGCGGTTGAGGCCCGCGCGCAGCCGCTGGAAGAAGCCGGGTCGCGCGGGCGGCGCGGCCGTATCCGCGGTGATCATTGTTTCCCGTCGCGCACGTAGCGCTCGTGCAGGTGCACCGGCTCGATAGCCTTCTTGCGGCGCAGGCGCATGTTGAACAGCTCGACGCCGACCGAGAAGACCATGGCGAAGTACAGATAGCCCTTCGGGACGTGGTGGCCCAGGCCTTCGGCGACCAGCGCCATGCCGATCAGCAGCAGGAAGGCCAGCGCCAGCACCTTGATGGTCGGATGGCGCGAGACGAAACGTCCGATCACGCCGGCGAAGGCCATCATCAGGCCGACCGAGGCGACCACGGCGGCCACCATCACCTCGATGTGCTCGACCATGCCGACCGCGGTGATGATGGAATCCAGCGAGAACACTGCGTCGATCAGGATGATCTGCACAATGATCGCGCCCATGGTCGCGCGCACTGCGCTCGAGGCCTCGCCTTCCTCGCCCTCGAGCAGGCCATGCATTTCCTTGGTGGACTTCCACAGCAGGAACAGGCCGCCGCCGAGCAGGATCAGGTCGCGGCCGGAGATTTCCTGGCCCAGCGCGCTGAACAGCGGGGCGGTCAGCCCGACCAGCCAGCTGAGCAGGAACAGCAGGCCCAGGCGCATGACCATCGCCAAGGCGAGCCCCAGCCGGCGCACGAACTCGCGCTGCTGCACCGGCAGCTTGTCCACCAGGATGGAGATGAAAATGATGTTGTCGATGCCGAGCACCAGTTCCAGGGTGGTCAGGGTCAGGAAGGCGATCCAGGCTTCGGGGCTGGTCAGCAGTTCGAGCATGTCGGTTCCGTGGCGGGTCGGGTGGTGAGGCGGAAAGCGCGGGCGCCGCGCGCAGCAAGCATAT contains:
- a CDS encoding TerC family protein; translation: MLELLTSPEAWIAFLTLTTLELVLGIDNIIFISILVDKLPVQQREFVRRLGLALAMVMRLGLLFLLSWLVGLTAPLFSALGQEISGRDLILLGGGLFLLWKSTKEMHGLLEGEEGEASSAVRATMGAIIVQIILIDAVFSLDSIITAVGMVEHIEVMVAAVVASVGLMMAFAGVIGRFVSRHPTIKVLALAFLLLIGMALVAEGLGHHVPKGYLYFAMVFSVGVELFNMRLRRKKAIEPVHLHERYVRDGKQ